A stretch of Paracoccus sp. N5 DNA encodes these proteins:
- the betB gene encoding betaine-aldehyde dehydrogenase: MSHDARPTAQPAASLYINGVPVEGEGAALPVHYPYTGAVIADLREASVAQVAQATAAAAAAQPAWAALRPVERARVLMRAAQIIRERGEELARLETLDTGKPIQETRVADWPSGADALEYFAGLAPTVTGQSIPLGGDFVYTIREALGICAGIGAWNYPSQIACWKAAPALAMGNAMVFKPSEETPLGALKLAEILTEAGLPAGIFNVVQGRGAVGAALVTDPLVAKVSLTGSVATGQKVYAAAAQGMRHVTMELGGKSPLIVFDDASLEDAVGAAILANFYSSGQICSNGTRVFVQQGILPAFLERLSARLASVKAGDPLAEDTQHGPIVSPGQAAKIREAIGKGQAEGARLVCGGAGEGAFVPPTVFADARDDMFIVREEIFGPVMSVLSFADEAEVLARANASPYGLAAGVFTRDLARGHRMAAGLQAGTTWINAYNLTPVEAPFGGVKLSGIGRENSAAAIEHYSQLKSVYVGMGGVDAPY; this comes from the coding sequence ATGAGCCATGACGCCCGCCCAACCGCCCAACCCGCCGCCAGTCTCTATATCAACGGCGTGCCCGTCGAGGGCGAGGGGGCCGCGCTGCCGGTGCATTACCCCTATACCGGCGCGGTGATCGCCGATCTGCGCGAGGCCTCGGTCGCCCAAGTGGCGCAAGCCACCGCCGCCGCCGCCGCCGCGCAGCCCGCCTGGGCTGCCCTGCGCCCGGTCGAGCGTGCCCGCGTGCTGATGCGGGCGGCCCAGATCATCCGCGAGCGCGGCGAGGAACTGGCGCGGCTGGAAACGCTGGACACCGGCAAGCCGATCCAGGAAACGCGGGTGGCCGACTGGCCCTCGGGCGCCGATGCGCTGGAATATTTCGCCGGGCTGGCGCCGACCGTGACCGGGCAGAGCATCCCGCTGGGCGGCGATTTCGTCTATACCATCCGCGAGGCGCTGGGGATCTGCGCCGGCATCGGCGCCTGGAACTATCCCAGCCAGATCGCCTGCTGGAAGGCGGCGCCAGCCCTGGCCATGGGCAATGCCATGGTCTTCAAGCCCAGCGAGGAGACGCCCCTGGGCGCGCTGAAACTGGCCGAGATCCTGACCGAGGCCGGGCTGCCGGCGGGCATCTTCAACGTCGTGCAGGGCCGCGGCGCCGTGGGCGCGGCACTGGTGACGGACCCGCTGGTCGCCAAGGTTTCGCTGACCGGCTCGGTCGCGACCGGGCAGAAGGTCTATGCCGCCGCGGCCCAAGGCATGCGCCACGTCACCATGGAACTGGGCGGCAAGTCGCCGCTGATCGTCTTCGACGACGCCAGCCTTGAGGATGCGGTCGGCGCGGCGATCCTGGCGAATTTCTATTCCTCGGGGCAGATCTGCTCGAACGGCACCCGGGTCTTCGTGCAGCAGGGCATCCTGCCGGCCTTCCTGGAGCGGCTGTCGGCGCGGCTCGCCTCGGTCAAGGCCGGCGATCCGCTGGCCGAGGACACCCAGCACGGCCCGATCGTCAGCCCAGGCCAGGCCGCGAAGATCCGCGAGGCCATCGGCAAGGGCCAGGCCGAGGGCGCACGGCTGGTCTGCGGCGGGGCGGGCGAGGGCGCCTTCGTGCCGCCGACCGTCTTTGCCGATGCCAGGGACGATATGTTCATCGTGCGCGAGGAGATCTTCGGCCCGGTCATGTCGGTGCTGAGTTTCGCCGACGAGGCCGAGGTGCTCGCCCGGGCCAACGCCTCGCCCTATGGGCTGGCGGCGGGCGTCTTTACCCGCGACCTGGCGCGCGGGCACCGGATGGCGGCGGGTTTGCAGGCGGGGACGACCTGGATCAACGCCTATAACCTGACCCCGGTCGAGGCGCCCTTCGGCGGGGTGAAGCTGTCGGGGATCGGGCGCGAGAACTCGGCCGCGGCCATCGAGCATTATTCGCAGCTGAAATCGGTCTATGTCGGCATGGGCGGCGTCGATGCGCCCTATTGA
- the betI gene encoding transcriptional regulator BetI: MPKLGVEPIRKAALINAAIATVGRAGSLDVTVAQIAREAGMSSALAHHYFGSKERIFLAAMRHILTQYAESARELLKDAPDPQERLRAVVRANFTPQNFARETVAAWLNFYALALVEPEAARLLRIYHRRLRSNLLVALRPLAGAGAERIARTVGALIDGLYLRAALSNEADAAAAERTTMDYLEKVLP, translated from the coding sequence ATGCCCAAACTGGGTGTTGAGCCTATCCGAAAGGCGGCATTAATCAACGCCGCCATTGCCACGGTGGGGCGCGCGGGGTCGCTTGACGTGACCGTGGCGCAGATCGCGCGCGAGGCGGGGATGTCCTCGGCCTTGGCGCATCACTATTTCGGCTCCAAGGAGCGGATCTTTCTTGCTGCGATGCGGCATATCCTGACGCAATATGCCGAGTCGGCGCGCGAGTTGCTGAAGGATGCGCCCGACCCGCAGGAGCGGCTGCGCGCCGTGGTGCGGGCGAACTTCACGCCGCAGAACTTTGCGCGCGAGACCGTCGCCGCCTGGCTGAACTTCTATGCGCTGGCGCTGGTCGAGCCCGAGGCGGCGCGGCTCTTGCGCATCTATCACAGGCGGCTGCGCTCGAACCTTCTGGTGGCGCTGCGGCCGCTGGCCGGCGCCGGGGCCGAGCGCATCGCCCGCACCGTCGGCGCGCTGATCGACGGGCTTTACCTGCGCGCGGCGCTGTCGAACGAGGCCGATGCCGCCGCCGCCGAACGCACGACAATGGACTATCTGGAGAAGGTGCTGCCATGA
- a CDS encoding YceD family protein, with product MMTDTKPPQSRFRVAHLNPRQPTEFTLAPDAATRQALAAELELLDLPKLRFAGRIQAVAQDGWEVTGELKARVVQPCVVTLAPVTTDLEEPVHRVFSPHVSAPEGDETEMPDDELEPLGPFIDLAAIMAEELSLALPLYPRAQGAELDAPETPDAEEPTRKPFAGLADLLKDSKKPQ from the coding sequence ATGATGACCGATACGAAGCCCCCGCAGTCCCGCTTTCGGGTGGCCCATCTGAACCCGCGCCAGCCGACCGAATTCACGCTGGCGCCCGACGCCGCGACGCGCCAGGCGCTGGCGGCCGAGCTGGAGCTGCTGGACCTGCCGAAGCTGCGCTTCGCCGGCCGGATCCAGGCCGTGGCCCAGGACGGCTGGGAGGTGACGGGCGAACTCAAGGCCCGCGTGGTCCAGCCCTGCGTGGTGACGCTGGCGCCCGTGACGACCGATCTCGAGGAGCCGGTGCACCGCGTCTTCTCGCCCCATGTCAGCGCGCCCGAGGGCGACGAGACCGAGATGCCCGATGACGAACTCGAGCCCCTGGGTCCGTTCATCGACCTGGCCGCCATCATGGCCGAGGAGCTGTCGCTGGCCCTGCCGCTCTATCCGCGCGCCCAGGGCGCCGAACTGGACGCCCCCGAGACGCCGGATGCCGAGGAACCGACCCGCAAGCCCTTCGCCGGCCTTGCGGATCTGTTGAAAGATTCGAAGAAACCGCAGTAA
- the betA gene encoding choline dehydrogenase, with amino-acid sequence MIPDYVIVGAGSAGCALAYRLVMAGKRVDIIEYGGSDIGPFIQMPAALSYPMNMRRYDWGFSSEPEAHLGGRRLVTPRGKVLGGSSSINGMVFVRGHARDFDFWAESGAAGWAYADVLPYFKRMETSHGAVSAYRGTEGPLHVTRGSRKNPLFNAFIRAGNEAGYAMTDDYNGARQEGFGAMEATIWEGRRWSAANAYLRPAQETGLLRLRRGLAQRVVFEDGRAVGVEVRNTRGVNVFRAKHEVILSASSINTPKILMLSGIGPADHLREHGIEVRADRPGVGSNLQDHLEIYMQYTATKPITLYKHWNLWGKGSIGAQWMATGTGLGASNQFESCGFIRSAAGVEYPDIQYHFLPLAVRYDGKAAAEGHGFQVHVGPMRSKSRGTVRLKANDPKQAPEIRFNYMSHADDWAEFRACVRLTREIFEQPAFADYKGYEIQPGEGVETDAEIDAFIREHAESAFHPCGTARMGRRDDDMAVVDPELRVIGVEGLRVADSSIFPRITNGNLNAPSIMTGEKAADHILGQGMLAPLNLGPQMDPEWQERQRSA; translated from the coding sequence ATGATCCCGGATTATGTGATCGTCGGTGCCGGCTCGGCCGGTTGCGCGCTGGCCTATCGGCTGGTGATGGCCGGCAAGCGCGTCGATATCATCGAATATGGCGGCTCGGACATCGGGCCTTTCATCCAGATGCCGGCGGCGCTGAGCTATCCGATGAACATGCGCCGCTATGACTGGGGCTTCTCCTCCGAGCCCGAGGCGCACTTGGGCGGGCGGCGGCTGGTGACGCCGCGCGGCAAGGTTCTGGGCGGGTCGTCCTCGATCAACGGCATGGTCTTCGTGCGCGGCCATGCCCGGGATTTCGACTTCTGGGCCGAGAGCGGCGCGGCCGGCTGGGCCTATGCCGATGTGCTGCCCTATTTCAAACGCATGGAGACCTCGCATGGCGCGGTCAGCGCCTATCGCGGCACCGAAGGCCCGCTGCATGTCACACGCGGTTCGCGCAAGAACCCGCTGTTCAACGCTTTCATCCGCGCCGGCAACGAGGCCGGCTATGCCATGACCGACGATTACAACGGCGCCCGGCAAGAGGGCTTCGGCGCCATGGAGGCCACCATCTGGGAGGGCCGGCGCTGGTCGGCCGCCAATGCCTATCTGCGCCCGGCGCAGGAAACCGGCCTCTTGCGCCTGCGCCGCGGCCTGGCGCAGCGCGTGGTCTTCGAGGACGGGCGCGCGGTTGGCGTCGAGGTCAGGAATACCCGCGGCGTCAATGTGTTCCGGGCGAAACATGAGGTGATCCTCTCGGCCAGCTCGATCAACACGCCGAAGATCCTGATGCTGTCGGGAATCGGGCCGGCGGACCATCTGCGCGAGCATGGCATCGAGGTCAGGGCGGACCGGCCCGGCGTGGGGTCGAACCTCCAGGATCACCTTGAGATCTATATGCAATATACCGCGACCAAGCCGATCACGCTTTACAAGCACTGGAACCTCTGGGGCAAGGGCTCGATCGGGGCGCAATGGATGGCGACCGGGACGGGCCTGGGCGCCTCGAACCAGTTCGAGAGTTGCGGTTTCATCCGCTCGGCCGCCGGGGTGGAATATCCGGACATCCAGTATCACTTCTTGCCGCTGGCCGTGCGCTACGACGGCAAGGCGGCGGCCGAGGGTCATGGCTTCCAGGTCCACGTCGGGCCGATGCGCTCGAAGTCGCGCGGCACGGTGCGGCTCAAGGCGAACGATCCGAAACAGGCGCCCGAGATCCGCTTCAACTATATGTCGCATGCCGACGACTGGGCCGAGTTCCGCGCCTGCGTGCGCCTGACCCGCGAGATCTTTGAGCAACCGGCCTTTGCCGATTACAAGGGCTATGAGATTCAGCCGGGCGAGGGCGTGGAGACGGATGCCGAGATCGATGCCTTCATCCGCGAACATGCCGAGTCGGCCTTCCACCCCTGCGGCACGGCCCGCATGGGCCGGCGGGACGACGACATGGCGGTGGTCGATCCCGAGTTGCGGGTGATCGGGGTCGAGGGGCTGCGCGTCGCCGACAGCTCGATCTTTCCGCGCATCACCAACGGCAACCTGAACGCGCCCTCGATCATGACCGGCGAGAAGGCCGCCGATCATATCCTGGGACAGGGCATGCTGGCGCCCTTGAACCTGGGGCCGCAGATGGACCCGGAATGGCAGGAAAGGCAGCGTTCCGCGTAG
- the choW gene encoding choline ABC transporter permease subunit gives MDQITALLTDTKIPVGKTAKAIFDWLNAHAAFIFNAISKLLDGLINGILGILDFPHPLVFTLLAVALTWALQRSWKTCLLVLLSLLFILNQGYWDETMQSLTLVLSACVVCMALGVPIGIAAAHRPRLYAWMRPILDLMQTLPTFVYLIPAIVFFGIGMVPGLIATVIFVLPAPIRLTHLGISSTPQALVEAGTAFGATPRQLLWKVELPSAAPQIMAGLNQTIMLSLSMVVIAALVGASGLGVPVVRALNSVNTALGFESGSIIVVVAIMLDRMLRVGKHDD, from the coding sequence ATGGACCAAATCACAGCTCTGTTGACCGACACCAAGATCCCTGTCGGCAAGACCGCCAAAGCCATATTCGACTGGCTGAACGCCCATGCCGCGTTCATCTTCAACGCCATTTCCAAGCTGCTCGACGGGCTGATCAACGGTATCCTGGGGATCCTCGACTTTCCGCACCCGCTGGTGTTCACCCTGCTGGCGGTGGCGCTGACCTGGGCCCTGCAGCGCAGTTGGAAGACCTGCCTGCTGGTCCTGCTGAGCCTGCTCTTCATCCTGAACCAGGGCTATTGGGACGAGACGATGCAGTCGCTGACCCTGGTGCTCTCGGCCTGCGTGGTCTGCATGGCGCTGGGGGTGCCGATCGGCATCGCGGCGGCGCACCGGCCGCGGCTTTACGCCTGGATGCGGCCGATCCTCGACCTGATGCAGACGCTGCCGACCTTCGTCTACCTGATCCCGGCCATCGTCTTCTTCGGCATCGGCATGGTGCCCGGGCTGATCGCCACGGTGATCTTCGTGCTGCCGGCGCCGATCCGGCTGACCCATCTCGGCATCAGCTCGACGCCGCAGGCGCTGGTCGAGGCCGGGACCGCCTTCGGCGCCACCCCGCGCCAGCTTCTGTGGAAGGTGGAACTGCCCAGTGCCGCGCCGCAGATCATGGCCGGGCTGAACCAGACCATCATGCTGTCGCTGTCGATGGTCGTCATCGCGGCGCTGGTCGGGGCCTCGGGCCTGGGCGTGCCGGTGGTGCGGGCGCTGAACAGCGTGAACACCGCGCTGGGTTTCGAAAGCGGCTCGATCATCGTCGTCGTCGCCATCATGCTGGACCGGATGCTGCGGGTGGGCAAACATGATGACTGA
- the choX gene encoding choline ABC transporter substrate-binding protein translates to MTFRRTAALIATGLATLLGPVGAAQAEEPAECREVVFSDVGWTDISSTTALASTVLQALGYATETKILSLPVTYTAMAKDDVDVFLGNWMPSQENDLKPYRDAGTVDVLRTNLTGAKYTLATNEAGAKLGIDDYSKIAAHKAELDGKIYGIEPGNDGNRLLLEMVAENKFDLGTFEVVESSEQGMLAQVARADAAGQPVVFLGWEPHPMNTQFKMTYLAGGDEIFGPDFGGARVDTNVRAGYAETCPNVGKFLQNLEFTLPMESEVMGLILNDGEQPADAALKWLKANPDAAKPWLAGVTTADGGDAQAALDKVLND, encoded by the coding sequence ATGACATTTCGCCGCACCGCAGCGCTGATCGCAACCGGGCTGGCCACCCTGCTCGGGCCGGTCGGCGCCGCGCAGGCCGAGGAACCGGCCGAGTGCCGCGAGGTCGTCTTCTCGGATGTCGGCTGGACCGACATCAGTTCGACGACCGCGCTGGCCTCGACCGTGCTTCAGGCCCTGGGCTATGCGACCGAGACCAAGATCCTGTCGCTGCCGGTGACCTATACCGCCATGGCCAAGGACGATGTGGACGTGTTCCTGGGCAACTGGATGCCCAGCCAGGAAAACGACCTGAAGCCCTATCGCGACGCGGGCACCGTGGACGTGCTGCGCACGAACCTGACCGGGGCGAAATACACGCTGGCGACCAACGAGGCCGGCGCCAAGCTGGGCATCGACGACTACAGCAAGATCGCCGCCCACAAGGCCGAGCTTGACGGCAAGATCTATGGCATCGAGCCGGGCAACGACGGCAACCGCCTGCTGCTGGAGATGGTGGCCGAGAACAAGTTCGACCTGGGCACCTTCGAGGTGGTCGAAAGCAGCGAGCAGGGCATGCTGGCGCAGGTCGCCCGCGCCGATGCCGCCGGCCAGCCGGTGGTCTTCCTGGGCTGGGAGCCGCATCCGATGAACACCCAGTTCAAGATGACCTACCTCGCCGGCGGCGACGAGATCTTCGGACCCGACTTCGGCGGCGCACGGGTCGACACCAACGTCCGCGCGGGCTATGCCGAGACATGCCCGAATGTCGGAAAGTTCCTGCAGAACCTGGAATTCACCCTGCCCATGGAGAGCGAAGTCATGGGCCTGATCCTGAACGACGGCGAACAGCCGGCCGATGCGGCGCTGAAATGGCTCAAGGCCAATCCCGATGCCGCGAAGCCCTGGCTCGCGGGCGTGACCACCGCCGACGGCGGCGATGCGCAGGCGGCCCTGGACAAGGTGCTGAACGACTGA